A single genomic interval of Ruminococcus sp. NK3A76 harbors:
- the iorA gene encoding indolepyruvate ferredoxin oxidoreductase subunit alpha — MNKLMLGNAAFARGLYEAGCTFVSSYPGTPSTEVTEEAAKYDEMYAEWAPNEKVAMEAALGASIAGARSFCGMKHVGLNVAADPLYTAGYTGVNAGMVICAADDPGMHSSQNEQDSRHHAIASKVCMVEPSDSQECKEFTKAAFELSEQFDTPVIVRMTTRVAHSQSIVELNDRQETGLKEYKKDIGKFVMMPGNAIKRHPIVEDKLARLAEYSETSPLNRVEYNDTKIGVITSGICYQYAREALGDKASYLKLGIVVPMPTKIIKDFASKVDKLYVIEELDPIIENHCKALGIEVIGKELFGMCGEIFQSGVAEKILGEKKTFEGFDEPVPPRPPAMCAGCPHRGLFYCLSKLGVYVSGDIGCYTLGAAAPLCAMDTTICMGASISALHGYNKVRGEQSEKKAVAVIGDSTFMHSGMTGLVNVAYNASNTVTIILDNSITGMTGHQQNPTTGKNLKGDPAAAVNLEELCKAIGIKSVRVADPYNMAETEKIIKEELEKDGPSVIISRRPCALLKYVKHNPPLKCDKDKCVGCKQCLKIGCPAISIHNGKMEIDHTLCVGCGICKEMCKLGAIGE, encoded by the coding sequence ATGAACAAGCTCATGCTTGGAAACGCAGCCTTTGCAAGAGGTCTTTACGAGGCAGGCTGTACATTCGTATCCTCCTATCCCGGTACACCTTCTACTGAGGTGACTGAGGAGGCTGCAAAATATGATGAGATGTATGCTGAATGGGCACCCAATGAGAAGGTAGCTATGGAGGCTGCTCTCGGTGCATCTATCGCTGGTGCAAGGAGCTTCTGCGGAATGAAGCACGTTGGTCTTAATGTTGCAGCTGACCCGTTATACACAGCCGGCTATACAGGTGTTAATGCAGGTATGGTTATATGCGCTGCTGATGATCCGGGTATGCATTCTTCTCAGAACGAGCAGGATTCACGTCATCATGCTATCGCATCTAAGGTCTGCATGGTAGAGCCCTCTGATTCTCAGGAGTGCAAGGAGTTTACCAAGGCAGCTTTCGAGCTGAGTGAACAGTTCGATACTCCCGTTATTGTAAGAATGACAACAAGAGTCGCTCACTCCCAGTCTATCGTTGAGCTTAACGACAGACAGGAGACAGGCCTTAAGGAGTATAAGAAGGATATCGGAAAGTTCGTCATGATGCCGGGCAATGCTATCAAGCGTCACCCGATAGTTGAAGACAAGCTCGCAAGGCTTGCTGAATACAGCGAGACATCTCCTCTTAACAGAGTAGAGTATAACGATACAAAGATAGGTGTTATCACAAGCGGTATCTGCTATCAGTATGCAAGAGAAGCCCTTGGTGATAAGGCAAGCTATCTTAAGCTCGGTATAGTTGTTCCGATGCCTACAAAGATAATAAAGGACTTTGCTTCAAAGGTAGATAAGCTCTATGTAATAGAAGAGCTTGACCCGATAATCGAGAACCACTGCAAGGCACTCGGTATAGAGGTCATAGGCAAGGAGCTTTTTGGTATGTGCGGCGAGATATTCCAGTCGGGCGTTGCCGAGAAGATACTTGGCGAAAAGAAGACTTTTGAAGGCTTTGATGAGCCTGTTCCGCCACGTCCGCCTGCAATGTGCGCCGGTTGTCCTCACAGAGGTCTTTTCTACTGTCTCTCTAAGCTCGGCGTTTATGTATCAGGCGATATAGGCTGTTATACTCTTGGTGCTGCTGCACCTCTCTGTGCAATGGATACTACTATATGCATGGGCGCTTCCATATCTGCACTCCACGGCTATAACAAGGTAAGAGGCGAGCAGAGCGAGAAGAAGGCTGTTGCCGTTATCGGCGATTCCACATTCATGCACAGCGGTATGACAGGTCTTGTTAATGTTGCATATAATGCTTCCAATACAGTTACTATTATCCTTGATAACTCTATCACAGGTATGACAGGCCACCAGCAGAACCCCACAACAGGAAAGAACCTTAAGGGCGACCCTGCTGCTGCTGTTAACCTTGAAGAACTCTGTAAAGCGATCGGCATTAAGAGCGTAAGAGTCGCTGACCCCTACAATATGGCTGAGACAGAGAAGATAATCAAGGAAGAGCTTGAAAAGGACGGCCCGTCTGTTATCATTTCAAGAAGACCTTGTGCTCTGCTCAAGTATGTCAAGCATAATCCTCCGCTCAAATGCGATAAGGATAAGTGCGTAGGCTGTAAGCAGTGCTTAAAGATAGGATGCCCTGCAATTAGCATACATAATGGCAAAATGGAGATAGACCACACCCTCTGTGTAGGCTGCGGCATCTGCAAGGAAATGTGCAAGCTTGGCGCTATCGGTGAGTAA
- a CDS encoding indolepyruvate oxidoreductase subunit beta — translation METKSIMIVGVGGQGSLLASRIIGNVLLEQGYDVKLSEVHGMSQRGGSVVTYVKYGDKVYSPVVQKGEADIIISFEQLEAARYVEFLKKGGHIVTSTQSIDPMPVITGAAVYPEDVIGKLRAKDIDVTAVDALTLAEQAGTAKASNVVLMGVVSKKMDFDRSVWEKALETCVPAKFLELNKKAFELGEQAAV, via the coding sequence ATGGAAACTAAATCAATTATGATAGTCGGCGTGGGCGGCCAGGGCTCGCTGCTCGCAAGCCGAATAATAGGCAACGTGCTCCTCGAGCAGGGCTATGATGTAAAGCTCTCCGAGGTTCACGGTATGAGCCAGCGTGGCGGCTCGGTAGTCACCTACGTTAAATACGGTGATAAGGTGTATTCGCCTGTCGTTCAGAAGGGCGAGGCTGATATAATAATCAGCTTTGAGCAGTTAGAGGCTGCAAGATATGTCGAGTTCTTAAAGAAGGGCGGCCATATCGTTACATCTACCCAGTCTATCGACCCGATGCCTGTCATCACAGGTGCTGCTGTATATCCTGAGGATGTTATCGGTAAGCTCAGAGCAAAGGATATAGACGTAACTGCTGTTGATGCTCTTACACTTGCAGAGCAGGCTGGTACAGCTAAGGCTTCTAATGTCGTTCTTATGGGCGTAGTGTCCAAGAAAATGGACTTTGACAGAAGCGTTTGGGAAAAAGCTCTTGAGACTTGCGTTCCTGCAAAGTTCTTAGAGCTCAATAAGAAAGCCTTCGAGCTCGGCGAGCAGGCAGCTGTCTGA
- a CDS encoding phenylacetate--CoA ligase, which yields MAKYWNEEIETMDRESMKKLQSERLVNQVKHVYDNVPYYKKLMDEKGVTPDDIKGIDDLYKLPFLSKADLRDNYPDGLVAVPKSECVRIHATSGTTGKRAIAFYTQNDVDIWENCVARAITAAGGTKEDVVHVAYGYGLFTGGLGLHGGSHKVGCLTLPVSSGNTERQIQFMQDLGSTILCCTPSYAAYIGETLAEMGLTPDDIKLKAGIFGAEPWTEEMRQSIEKSLGIKAYDIYGLTETSGPGVAFECECQTGMHINEDHFIAEIIDPDTGEVLPEGAKGELVFTSITKEAFPLLRYRTRDICVLTREKCSCGRTLVKMCKPMGRSDDMLIIKGVNVFPSQIETVLLKDFGATPNYQIVVDRVGTTDTFEIKVELSDGMFDDTIRSIEQLERKLSADIVQILGIKAKISLVEPKSIPRSEGKAVRVIDKRKLV from the coding sequence TTGGCTAAATACTGGAACGAAGAGATCGAAACTATGGACAGAGAGTCTATGAAAAAGCTGCAGAGTGAGCGCCTTGTTAATCAGGTCAAGCACGTTTATGACAATGTGCCCTATTACAAAAAGCTCATGGACGAAAAGGGTGTCACACCTGATGATATCAAGGGTATTGATGACCTCTATAAGCTGCCCTTCCTTTCTAAGGCAGACCTGCGTGATAATTACCCTGACGGCCTTGTGGCTGTTCCTAAGTCTGAGTGTGTGCGTATCCATGCTACAAGCGGTACAACAGGCAAGCGTGCAATAGCATTCTATACTCAGAACGATGTAGATATCTGGGAAAACTGCGTTGCCCGTGCTATCACAGCAGCAGGCGGCACAAAGGAGGACGTAGTACACGTTGCTTACGGCTACGGCCTTTTCACTGGTGGTCTTGGCCTGCACGGCGGCTCGCATAAGGTCGGCTGTCTTACACTTCCGGTTTCATCAGGTAATACTGAGAGACAGATACAGTTTATGCAGGATCTTGGCTCGACGATCCTTTGCTGCACACCTTCATATGCTGCATATATTGGTGAGACACTTGCTGAAATGGGTCTTACACCTGATGATATCAAGCTCAAAGCCGGTATCTTCGGCGCTGAGCCCTGGACTGAGGAGATGCGTCAGTCGATAGAGAAGTCACTCGGCATCAAGGCATACGATATCTATGGCCTTACCGAGACAAGCGGCCCCGGAGTTGCTTTTGAATGCGAGTGCCAGACAGGTATGCACATAAACGAGGATCACTTTATCGCTGAGATAATTGACCCTGACACAGGTGAGGTTCTTCCCGAGGGCGCAAAGGGTGAGCTCGTATTCACAAGCATAACAAAGGAGGCATTCCCGCTTCTTCGTTACAGAACAAGAGATATCTGCGTGCTCACAAGAGAAAAGTGTTCCTGCGGCAGAACGCTTGTCAAAATGTGCAAGCCTATGGGCAGAAGCGACGATATGCTCATTATCAAGGGCGTTAACGTATTCCCGTCTCAGATCGAGACAGTTCTTCTTAAGGACTTCGGTGCTACACCTAACTATCAGATAGTAGTTGACAGAGTCGGCACTACAGATACATTCGAGATCAAGGTCGAGCTCTCTGACGGTATGTTTGATGATACTATCAGAAGCATCGAGCAGCTTGAGAGAAAGCTCTCTGCTGATATCGTTCAGATACTTGGTATCAAGGCAAAGATCAGCCTTGTTGAGCCTAAGAGCATTCCTCGCTCTGAGGGTAAGGCTGTAAGAGTTATAGACAAGAGAAAGCTCGTGTAA
- a CDS encoding ACT domain-containing protein yields MTVKQLSVFAQNKPGRLSALTGILAQNGVNIRAVSVADTSDFGILRLIVSDIEKAKAALKDSAVVSESNVLAVIAEDKPGGMARMMETLYKANISVEYMYSAFLNPSESSACLILRVDNNENAVAALTEGGFKLLSQEDMAKI; encoded by the coding sequence ATGACAGTTAAACAGCTATCAGTTTTCGCACAGAACAAGCCGGGCAGACTTTCTGCCCTTACAGGTATCCTTGCCCAGAACGGTGTCAATATCAGAGCCGTATCTGTAGCAGATACGAGTGATTTCGGTATTCTCCGTCTGATCGTAAGTGATATAGAAAAGGCAAAGGCTGCTCTTAAGGACAGTGCTGTCGTATCTGAGTCGAATGTGCTCGCCGTTATCGCAGAGGATAAGCCCGGCGGTATGGCAAGAATGATGGAGACTCTTTACAAGGCAAATATAAGTGTTGAGTATATGTACTCTGCTTTTCTTAACCCCTCAGAGTCAAGTGCCTGCCTTATCCTGCGTGTTGATAACAATGAGAATGCAGTTGCTGCACTCACCGAAGGCGGCTTTAAGCTCCTTTCGCAGGAAGATATGGCAAAGATCTGA
- a CDS encoding HD domain-containing phosphohydrolase — MTNKRKMLAVLIVLLSVAMNYYGRLLSVTFDLPVWFDTYGTAITAYAFGPVWGALVGAVSNIIYGIINNTNVIYYSLTNIAIGIIIGLGARNKRYEDIFGAISASIMLTIASVAISVPFNIMINNGKTSNIWGDGVIDYFSERGVPKSLCWIVGQFYVDFLDKVLLMVVLYLLIRLKNDYFKSSSEKAEKAEKAAKVLSMAVAAIMTFSLFGMLPATAESAPENEPVSASELDSYIQTTYGKAEGLECGEANDIAITSDGVMWIGTYAGLYRYTGKEFRMVDEYSTVKNVNRLYVDRNDRLWIATNDNGLAVAKDEKILVTLDEEEGLSSNSVRSISQTDDGLYYVGTAGSLMILEFDKESELKVVGEISEAGTGDCVASKGNNAACVTASGTLLLMSDKKVLDQLNLGSDELEFACCQFVGNELYAGMSDNTIRVYDISGGSLNEKDTIECGGLIYVNAIEQVADGRVFICADNGAGYIDKQGKFSQINTNAFNNSIDNIEIDFQGNIWLSSSRLGLMKLSASVFTDVFTMHGIKNAVVNAVERSGGKLYFGTDNGLKILDESTGELVENKLTKLLDGVRIRCINTDKTGNLWVSSYGMGLVLYSPGGQIKVYDANHGASGNWARVTVVMNDGTIASAGDTGVSFIKNYEITDNIGYGDDFTSSSVLCLLEGENGELLAGSDGDGVFVLKDGKVAGHLTRHDGLSSGVILRLAHCSKGGYFAVTSNGLCYIDKDNKISTLSEFPYSNNFDICEDGTGKLFVLGSAGIYVVDEEELLSGETPSYDKLDAKRGLNSSITANSWNYCDENGDLYLCCDSGVCVFSMKDYLLSAEQFKMKLTNIKLDKSLVTVDSSEPIDIARNVQRIDLYPEVINYSVEDPTISYMLKGFDSEPTVLSNSELDSITYTNLPVGNYTFVLSVLDNNGDAIEQMSVTIIKRKEIYDNGYFSVYLVAVAMLAVAWITWYIVRRQTRKAFVRQRIQLELAEKQVEMGNQTILAIAKAVDAKDGRTSRHSFRVSQYAVLMAKELGWSDSECENLRRAALLHDIGKIGIPDKILNKDSRLDDDEYKIMKTHVTRGAEILKDFTLVDHVVDGALYHHERYDGKGYINGLKGEEIPVYGRIIGVADAFDAMTANRVYRKRLDMDFVRNEFAECSGSQFDPKMVEVLLKLIDNGTIDVEKIYNKKDSED; from the coding sequence ATGACAAATAAGCGTAAAATGCTTGCTGTGCTAATAGTTCTTCTGTCGGTCGCAATGAATTATTATGGCAGGCTGCTGTCAGTGACATTTGATCTCCCGGTGTGGTTTGACACCTATGGAACAGCAATAACCGCATATGCTTTTGGGCCGGTATGGGGTGCGCTTGTCGGTGCAGTCAGCAATATTATCTATGGTATTATCAATAATACCAATGTGATCTACTATTCGCTTACAAATATTGCTATAGGCATAATTATAGGCTTGGGTGCAAGAAACAAACGCTATGAGGATATCTTTGGCGCTATATCTGCAAGCATCATGCTCACTATTGCTTCAGTTGCGATATCAGTTCCGTTCAATATAATGATAAACAACGGCAAGACGAGCAATATCTGGGGAGACGGGGTCATAGACTATTTTTCCGAGAGAGGTGTTCCGAAAAGTCTTTGCTGGATAGTAGGGCAGTTCTATGTTGATTTTCTTGACAAGGTGCTCTTGATGGTTGTGCTTTATCTGCTGATAAGGCTTAAAAATGACTATTTCAAAAGCAGCAGTGAAAAGGCAGAAAAGGCCGAAAAAGCTGCAAAGGTTCTGAGCATGGCAGTTGCTGCTATTATGACATTCTCGCTTTTCGGGATGCTGCCTGCGACGGCTGAAAGTGCGCCTGAAAACGAGCCTGTATCAGCGTCTGAGCTTGATTCGTATATTCAGACGACTTACGGTAAAGCAGAAGGTCTTGAATGCGGCGAGGCAAATGATATAGCTATCACCTCTGACGGTGTAATGTGGATAGGCACATATGCAGGCCTTTATCGCTATACCGGCAAGGAATTCAGGATGGTTGATGAGTATTCTACTGTTAAAAACGTCAACAGGCTCTATGTTGACAGAAACGACAGGCTATGGATCGCCACTAATGATAACGGTCTTGCTGTTGCAAAAGACGAGAAGATACTTGTTACTCTTGATGAAGAAGAAGGGCTCAGCTCGAATTCTGTAAGAAGTATCTCGCAGACTGACGACGGGCTTTATTATGTCGGCACTGCCGGTTCTCTTATGATACTTGAATTTGACAAGGAAAGCGAACTTAAGGTGGTAGGCGAGATTAGTGAAGCTGGTACAGGCGACTGCGTAGCATCAAAAGGAAACAATGCTGCCTGTGTCACAGCATCAGGCACGCTTTTGCTTATGAGCGATAAGAAGGTGCTTGACCAACTCAATCTCGGCAGTGACGAGCTTGAATTTGCCTGCTGCCAGTTTGTCGGAAATGAGCTTTATGCCGGAATGAGTGATAATACTATAAGGGTATATGACATTTCAGGCGGCTCACTTAACGAGAAGGATACCATTGAATGCGGCGGCCTTATATATGTTAATGCTATTGAGCAGGTGGCTGACGGCAGAGTGTTTATCTGCGCAGATAACGGTGCCGGATATATTGACAAGCAAGGCAAATTCTCTCAGATAAACACAAATGCTTTCAATAACTCTATAGACAATATCGAAATAGATTTCCAGGGTAATATTTGGCTCTCATCTTCAAGGCTTGGACTTATGAAGCTGTCTGCATCTGTGTTTACTGATGTTTTCACGATGCATGGCATTAAAAACGCTGTTGTTAATGCTGTTGAGCGTTCAGGCGGCAAGCTGTATTTCGGAACAGACAATGGGCTTAAGATACTTGATGAAAGCACAGGTGAACTGGTAGAGAATAAGCTCACTAAGCTGCTTGACGGTGTCCGTATACGCTGTATAAACACAGATAAGACAGGTAATCTTTGGGTGAGCAGCTACGGCATGGGGCTTGTTCTTTATTCACCCGGCGGCCAGATAAAGGTATATGACGCCAATCACGGCGCTTCCGGAAACTGGGCGAGAGTTACGGTAGTAATGAATGACGGTACTATCGCTTCTGCCGGTGATACTGGTGTTTCCTTTATCAAGAACTATGAGATCACTGATAATATAGGTTATGGTGATGATTTTACTTCTTCGTCTGTTCTTTGTCTGCTTGAAGGCGAGAACGGCGAGCTTCTTGCAGGAAGCGACGGTGACGGCGTGTTCGTGCTCAAAGACGGTAAAGTTGCAGGACATCTTACAAGGCATGACGGTCTTTCTTCAGGTGTTATACTCAGGCTTGCACACTGTTCAAAGGGCGGCTATTTCGCTGTAACAAGCAATGGGCTTTGTTATATCGACAAGGATAACAAGATAAGCACTCTTTCGGAATTCCCGTATTCAAATAACTTTGATATCTGCGAGGACGGCACCGGCAAGCTGTTCGTGCTTGGCAGTGCGGGAATCTATGTCGTTGATGAAGAGGAACTTCTCAGCGGAGAGACACCGTCATACGATAAGCTCGATGCCAAGCGAGGGCTCAATTCCTCGATAACCGCAAACTCCTGGAATTACTGTGATGAAAACGGTGATCTTTATCTCTGCTGCGACAGCGGTGTTTGTGTGTTCAGCATGAAGGATTATCTGCTGAGTGCTGAGCAGTTTAAAATGAAGCTGACAAATATCAAGCTCGACAAGTCACTTGTCACAGTCGACTCCAGTGAGCCTATAGATATTGCAAGAAACGTTCAGAGGATAGACCTTTATCCCGAGGTCATCAACTACTCAGTAGAAGACCCGACGATAAGCTATATGCTCAAAGGCTTTGATTCTGAGCCTACTGTTCTGTCAAACAGTGAGCTTGACAGTATAACATATACCAACCTGCCTGTAGGTAACTACACCTTTGTTCTTAGCGTGCTCGATAACAATGGAGATGCCATTGAGCAGATGAGTGTTACCATAATCAAGCGCAAGGAGATATATGATAACGGCTATTTCAGCGTATATTTAGTAGCTGTTGCTATGCTTGCTGTTGCATGGATCACATGGTACATTGTACGCAGGCAGACCCGGAAGGCATTTGTGCGTCAGAGGATCCAGTTAGAGCTTGCTGAGAAGCAGGTCGAAATGGGCAACCAGACGATCCTCGCAATCGCTAAGGCCGTTGATGCAAAGGACGGCAGAACAAGCAGACATTCATTCAGAGTTTCTCAGTATGCTGTGCTTATGGCGAAGGAACTCGGCTGGTCTGACAGTGAATGTGAAAATCTGCGTCGTGCGGCACTTCTCCATGATATAGGCAAGATAGGTATCCCGGATAAAATACTCAACAAGGATTCACGTCTTGATGATGATGAGTATAAGATAATGAAAACTCATGTTACAAGAGGTGCTGAGATTCTTAAGGACTTTACACTTGTAGATCATGTTGTTGACGGCGCACTGTATCATCACGAGCGCTATGACGGCAAGGGCTATATCAACGGTCTTAAGGGTGAGGAAATTCCTGTTTACGGTAGGATAATCGGTGTTGCTGATGCATTTGATGCAATGACTGCTAACAGAGTTTACCGTAAGCGCCTTGATATGGACTTTGTCAGAAATGAGTTTGCTGAGTGCAGCGGTTCTCAGTTTGACCCGAAAATGGTCGAAGTGCTGCTAAAACTCATAGACAACGGCACTATCGACGTGGAAAAAATATACAATAAGAAAGATTCTGAAGACTGA
- a CDS encoding exonuclease domain-containing protein, with amino-acid sequence MALCFADFEFTCGGNITGDKVELLSIGLVITDDDAQNVLDTFYDTVRPIKHPKLTKQCRKLTGLTQTIIDASFDAHFVCKKANAMLDKHGIDNILVWGNYDVVGLNATVSNYERLSLDCTPIERTAKAVTNVQDIVMSRFGTKDIINVKDLSSALDFVPDGSFHNALVDAQALQCIYSHSLRPDIGCEKVYSLLSERLELKRQREEEQRKAIEERRKQVIDTMTGKERELYDQLIKKGNKKGASLLIKLHSKIEEGYKKLPEGCDIVALNFKSSEHHTAIKLIEKPKFIKPSDGEISYKSYHYEDKEKMIIESFMSRNPSPVSKVRRKKRIRT; translated from the coding sequence ATGGCACTATGCTTTGCGGATTTTGAATTTACCTGCGGCGGCAATATTACAGGCGACAAGGTCGAATTACTGAGCATAGGCCTTGTTATAACCGATGACGATGCACAGAATGTGCTTGATACATTCTATGACACAGTGCGCCCAATAAAGCACCCCAAGCTCACAAAACAGTGCCGCAAGCTGACAGGGCTTACACAGACTATCATTGACGCTTCTTTTGATGCACACTTTGTATGCAAAAAAGCCAATGCCATGCTTGATAAGCACGGTATTGACAATATACTTGTATGGGGCAATTACGACGTTGTAGGGCTCAATGCGACTGTAAGCAATTATGAGAGGCTGTCTCTTGACTGCACGCCAATAGAACGCACAGCAAAGGCTGTAACAAATGTTCAGGATATAGTCATGAGCCGTTTTGGCACTAAGGATATAATCAATGTCAAAGATCTTTCGTCAGCACTTGATTTTGTTCCTGACGGGAGCTTTCATAATGCTCTGGTCGATGCACAGGCTCTGCAATGTATATACTCTCATTCGTTAAGGCCTGATATAGGCTGTGAAAAGGTATACAGCCTGCTCAGTGAACGTTTAGAGCTTAAAAGACAGCGTGAGGAAGAACAGCGCAAGGCTATTGAAGAACGCCGTAAGCAAGTTATAGATACAATGACGGGCAAAGAGCGTGAGCTTTATGACCAGCTTATCAAAAAGGGCAATAAAAAGGGTGCGAGCCTGCTTATCAAGCTGCATTCTAAAATAGAAGAAGGCTACAAAAAGCTCCCCGAAGGGTGTGATATAGTAGCGCTCAATTTCAAGAGCAGCGAACACCATACGGCGATAAAGCTGATAGAAAAGCCTAAGTTCATCAAGCCTTCTGACGGCGAGATAAGCTACAAAAGCTATCATTATGAAGACAAAGAAAAAATGATAATCGAGAGCTTTATGAGCAGAAACCCTTCTCCCGTTTCCAAGGTGCGCAGGAAAAAGAGAATAAGAACATAA